TGAGAGCGGAGTGTAGAGTCGACACTTCACTACGCAAACCCGCGAATGTTGGCGAAATGTGACAGCACCGCATGGCAACCTTGTTCTGCCTTTCTGCCAGACGGAACACCGACCCGAATTATCCAGCCGAGCCTGGCAATACCAAGGCTCAATCAGGGCTATGCGGCTTCAGTTACTACCCCTTCTCGCTAAGAGCCCCAATCGGCCAAAACAGTCGCTCGCGTACGGCGTTGCCGTTCCGGAGCGGCATTAGCGTTGATCGCGGCGCCTCGCCGAGGAACGAAAGCGAAATTGCGTTATAGTATAACGTATTGTAATCTCCCCGCCGGGCCGCACTGGCAAGCCCGCTTGACTCTTCCAACGCCTCGGAAGGCTGTTGTCACACGTATGGAGAATCACCGTGAAGCTCAAACCAACCCCCCTAGCCCTTGGCATTAGTCTCGCTCTGCTTTCGACTGGCGCTAGCGCAGAAACCGTCGAACTCGAACCCGTCACCGTCAGCGCTAGTGCTCTAGCGCGGTCAAGTCAGGACATGGTGGTACCCGCCCAAGTCATCAATGGAACGGACCTGGTGCTGACGCGCGAAGCGACGCTCGGCGAGACCCTTGATCATTTGCCGGGGCTGCGTTCGAGCAGTTTCGGTGCCGGTGCGGGCCGGCCTGTGATACGCGGCCTCGATGGTGCCCGCGTGAAAGTGCTTAGCGATGGGGTGGATGTGCTCGATGCATCCACCGTTAGCCCCGACCATGCAGTGACCAGCGAGCCTCTCCTTGCCGAACGCATCGAAGTACTCAAGGGTCCCGCCGCACTCCTGTATGGGGGCGGAGCCATCGGTGGAGTGATCAACGTGATGGACCGGAAGGTTCCGACCTATGTTCCCGAAAACGGGTACGAGGCCGACCTTGAGGTGCGCGGCAACAGCGTAGCCAATGAGCGCGCAGGCGCATTCGGCATCACCGCCGGGTCCGGTAACTTCGCCATCAGGGCAGAGGGCAGTAAACGCAAGACTGACGACTACGAAATCCCGGGGTCGGCTGATGAACAAACAGGCTCATACAACGACACCGATTCGTTCACCCTCGGCGGCAGTTTCATAGGCGAACGCGGTTTCGTCGGTCTCGCCTACGGCGAACAGAACCGCCGCTATGGCCTGCCGTTTCATGAACATGCTGACTGCCATACGCACGGTCCGCGTGACTGGCATTGCAGCGAACACGAGGAACACGGTGAACACGAAGAGGAGGAGGATCACGACGAGCACGCCGGCCATGATGATGAGCACGAACATGAGCACGAGGCGGTGCCCTACGTCGATATGAAGCGCAAGCGCTGGGACCTTCGCGCACAGGCCAGCGATCCTATGCCCGGGTTCGAGTCGGTGCGTGCGCGAGTCGGTCACAGCCAGTACGAACACGATGAGATCGAAGGTGGCGTGGTAGGCACCCGCTTCAAGAACGACGCCACCGATGCCCGTGTTGAATTCACCCACAGACCCGCGTTCGGCTGGCGGGGAGTTATCGGCGCCCAGACGCTACGCCGCGACTTCGAGACCACCGGCGAAGAGGCCTACGTCCCTCATACGCTTACGCGCAACCACGGCCTATTTCTGCTGGAGGAGTTCGAGGCTGGCGCATGGCGTTATGAAGTCGGATTGCGCCAGGAATGGCAGCACATCGACGCTGATGGCACCAACAATGCCCGCCACCAGGGGACGTCCGCCTCCGCTGGAGCCATCTGGACCTTCAGACCCAACTACTCGCTGGGCCTGGCACTTTCACGCTCCCAGCGCCTCCCAACCGCCGAAGAGCTCTACGCCAATGGCCCGCACGCGGCGACCAGCACAGTGGAACTGGGCAATCCCGAGCTCGACGAAGAGACGTCGTACAATGCCGAGCTGACCCTAAGCAAGCTGGCAGGTCCGGCCACGTTCACTGTCAGCCTGTTCCGCAACGCTATCGACGATTTCATCTACGCAGCTGATACCGGCCGGGACATTGGCGGCGACCTGCGCGAGATCGAATATCGTCAGCGCGACGCAGTATTCACCGGTATCGAGGGTGAGGTGCGCTTCGAGGCAACCGGCAGCACAGCAGTAACCGTTTTCGGCGATCACGTTCGGGGCGAACTGCGAAGCAGCGGCGAAGATCTGCCGCGCATTCCGGCCGATCGGTTGGGCGTTCGGCTGAATCAGCGCTTCACGCCTACTATCGATGGATCGCTGCAGTTCTATCGTGTACGCCAGCAGGATCGCATTGCGTCGTTCGAAAGCGAGACAGAAGGCTACAACATGCTCAGCGCCGGGCTGAGCTACAGCAGCTATTTCAGCGACACCAACTATCTGCTGTATCTCAAGGCGAACAACCTGCTGAACGAAAAGGCGCGCGAGCACACCTCTTTTATCAAGGACGAAGTATTGCTGCCGGGGCGCAACCTGACTGTCGGGGCGCGCTTCTCCTTCTAACGCTCTAGGGCTGACAAACGGGGCATCCGCATGGGTGCCCTTCGGTTGATGTCGCCGCCAAAGCCGCTTTTCTCACGCCATCCCGCTGAGCGGGATCGGCATGCGGGTCGTCGTCCCCTTGCAGTTCGCTCGGCAGCGCGGTCGCCACCTACGTTGTTGTGTCAGGGGCGGCGTCCGGCCTTACAACGACTCGAACACGCTTGCCGCTGGATCGAATCGACCGGCCATCTTTAGAAGTCGCCCTACGTCGCGCGCCCGCTCGCGCAACAAATCTGGCGCCTGCCTACAGGCTTCTTCAAGCGTCATCGGCCCCGGCGTGAGAGCAAATGCTGCAGCGATGCCGTGCGAGTAAAGCTCCTCGTAGCCCTCTCCTAAAGTCCCAGCCAGAACGATCACCGATACATCGTGCTCGCAGGCCAGGCGCCCTACCCCCAGTGGCGTCTTGCCCCGCAGGGTTTGCGCGTCGAGCCGCCCTTCCCCGGTGATCACCAGATCCGCGCCTTTCAAATGCGATGCCAGCTGAGTCATCTCCGCCACCACTTCGACGCCAGGCCGGAATGTCGCCCGCAAGAATGCGCGGGCAGCGAAGCCGAGGCCGCCAGCCGCACCGCTGCCTGCAAAGTCCCGATGACGTTCGCCGAGGATCGACTCGCAACAGTCTGCAAACCGGTTCAATGCCTGGTCCAGCGCTACCAACTGGTCAGTGGTCGCCACTTTCTGCCGGCCGAAAGTGAAGGACGCGCCCTGCGGGCCGCACAGCGGGTTGTCGACGTCAGCCGCCAGCTGGAAGTCCACCCCGGTCAGGCGCGGATCCAGATCATCAAGCTCGATGGAATGCAACGCCGCCAAGGCAAGCCCTCCGGGTGGGAGCGGGCGATGGCTGACGTCGAGAAAGCGCACGCCTAGCGCCTCCAACATACCGGCACCACCATCGTTCGTCGCGCTACCGCCCAGGGTGAGAACAACAGAGCTGGCGCCTGCATCGAGCGCCTCACGGATCAGCTCGCCGGTGCCTCGTGTGGTGCTGACGCAAGCATCCCGATGATCCATAGGCACCCGTTGCAACCCGCTGGCCTCGGCCATCTCGATGATCGCGGTCCGCGACTCGGGCAACCAGCCCCAGCAAGCCTGGACCATCTCACCCACGGGACCCGTGACTCGGGCGATACGCAGCTCACCCGGCACAGCAGAAAGAATCGCGTCCACCGTGCCCTCCCCGCCGTCAGCCATCGGACACTTGATCAGGTCAGCGTCAGGAAAGACTTCTCTCAAGCCCAATTCGATAGCATCGGCGGCTTCTGACGCGCTCAGGCTGTCCTTGAATGAATCGGGGGCGATGATGATTTTCATGACGCTTTCATACCTCGGTGGGTACAGGTGCTACCAGAAGGATAGCCTTTTACGAAGCTAAAACAGGTTGAGGGGAGTTAGCCGAGGTGCGGTTCGAGCGGCTGAGTTGGGACAAGGTTTGCCTAGGACGCGGGTTACAAACGCAGCGAAGGGAGTCACCAGTTCGCCTATGCGTGACGATGAGACGTGCAATCTGCGGATCAATTACAGATGTCTTGAAGCTCTACCGTTGCAGCGCATGCCGGCTGCACCTCCAGCAACCCATACCCATGCCAGACGGTCATTGGGGAACCGAGACTCGTTGCGCAGAATATCCGCGCCAAACGTCCAGATTACTGTGCTCGAGGGCGGTGAAGAAATCGACTACCCAGTCCACTCGGATCGGCTGCGAAACAGAGCTGACTCAGCCTTGGCGTAGGCAGGCCAAACGGCCTGCCTACAGATCCGGAGCGGATGCAGCATGTAGCGCCGGACCCGAGGTGGCTAGAGTTTGTCTTCCATCGCCATGCGGACGAAGCTGGGGTCGAAGCGCAGCTTGATGTTATTGGCGCTGCCGAGGGTAGCGCCGTCTGCGAATTGCATGCCGATTACATCAGCGCTTGGCGCGCCGTTGCCCAGCAGCCCCTTGTCGAAGGAGAACAAGCGCACCCGGTCCATGGTGTTGCGCAAGGCGTCATCCGTCGCGAACGCATGGGCGTCGGCGGGCGTGTAGAACAGCATGGTTTCGGCGAGCTGCGCATCGAAGCTTGCTAGATCGGTGCCAGCGCGCTCGGCCATGAATGTGCGAGCCTTCCTGGCCTCTTCGCCGTCGCCAGACATGATCTCCAGGGTTTCGAACCAGGCACCGACCAGCGCCTTGCCAAAGTCCGGATTCGCCTTCAACACTTCGGTATGCACTGCCACCATGTCGATGATCTCGCCAGGGATCTGGCTTGAATCAAACACCTGTACAGCATCCGGGTATTGTTGCTTGATCATGCTCAACTGCGGGTTCCAGACGGCGGCTGCGGTCACGCCCGGGGTCGTGAACGAAGCAACTGCGTCGGCATCGGAGGTGTTGATCACCTTGATATCGCGTTCGGACATGCCGTGCTCTTCCAGCGCTCGCGCGAGGAAGTAATGAGACACGGAAAGCTCGACCAGGTTGACGCTTCGCCCGCGAATATCTTCCATGCTGGTTGCATCCTTCAGCAGGATCCCGTCGTTGCCGTTGGAATAGTCCCCCAGTATCAGGGCGGTCGTATCGACACCGCCTGCGGCCGGAATGGTCAACGCATCCATATTGGTCATGGCGCCGGCATCGAATTCACCCACGGTGAACTGGTTGATCGACTCGATATAGTCATTGAACTGCACGACTTCGATGTCGATACCGTATTTGTCTGCCCACTTGTCGACGATTCCATGATCAACGGCATAGGCCCAGGGCATCCAGCCGGCGTAGATTGACCAAGCCATCTTGAAACTCTGCTTTTCCTGGGCGGACGCGCCCGTTGCAATGAACAGGCCGGTCGCGACGACACATAGGGCTTTCTTGATTGATTGTTTGAACATGCTCAATTACCTCAAGGATCAATAGACGGTTCTGTTTTGGTTCAGAAATGTGGCTCGGTATAGCGGGTCAGCGTTGGAGACTCGGATGCGTACCAGGCTTGGGCTTGTGGAGTGAAGCCAGTGGCCTGTTCATAGCCCAGCTGAGGCTCGATCGTATCGATGACAAAACGCCGCTCGCAGCGAATACCATCAACCACCAGCCGTTGGACCACCTGTCGCTGGTCTGACAAATATTCAAAACCATCGAGCGGAAGCAGCGCCTCTCCGATCCGCGCAGCATTGGTGGAAAGCGAAATCCGATAGCCGTCCTGTATTGAACCGGAGGCGACCGAGGTTTCGAAATTGAACAGTCTGTCGAGCCGCTGCGCATCCCCCGTGGCCTTCGCTACTTCTTCACGCAGCGAGGTGCCGGTCAGCTCTTCTGCTCGGCCAAGGACCAGCGCTGCGTAATCGCCGCAGACAATCAGCCCGCCGCCGGAGTGGCGAAGCTCGCCGGTCTTCACATCCCGTTCGTCGATCAGTCGCAGTCCAATGAGCGGGCCCGGTCGGGAGGGCTGGAGCCGCCAGTCCTCTACGTAGGCTCCAGTGGGTGCGAACTCAATCATGCAGTTGCCGATGCGCTGGAGCAGCGCAGGTTCAGGCCAGCGGTTATGTAATTGCAAGGAGGTATCGCTGTGCCAGCGCAGTTTCTCGCCGTCCCACTCCGACAGCGCCTCCCACCCCTCATGGTTCGCCAGTACGGCTAGCTCGTCCGCCGAATAGTCGCCCCACGTACGGGGCGGCGGCTGGCTTTGGGCAAGGGGCAGACGAAGATCGATAGTGAAGTTGCGGCTTTGGAACCAGCACACGTGAGTGGAACTGTCGGTTTCGCCATTGGCAAAGCTGATCGACCTGCGCTTGAAGAAGCCAAGCATCCAGTCCGGCACGCCTGTCTCCGTGCGCTGTGCGTGGGCAAGCAAGTCTTGTAACGTCATGCCGTCACCGCCTTGCCTGCGGCCTGGTGTCCAAAAGAAGAAAGAGCTTTCGCGCCGTCGGGCAAGGCCAGCTCGCCTGCTTCGAGCCTCCGTTTGAGATACCCGAAGGTCTGAACGGTCTGGGCATAAAGATGCTCACCGCAGACGATAGGTTCGTAACGAGCCGGGTTGGTCTCGCTCAGCAAAACCGGGACCGGTGCGATAACGGTGTCATAGTCACAGGCGCAGAACAGCGGGAAGGAGTAGCGTTCTTCCGCCACCTTGCGCACACGATGCGAGGTGGCGACGAATAGGCCGTTGCTGAGCACTTCGAGCATGTCACCAATGTTGATGACGAATGCGTCTTTCATCAGCGGCACGTCGATCCATTCGCCGGCTCCGTTGAGCACTTCCAGGCCTGGCGCGGTAGGCAGCAGGATGGTGAAGCATTCGTAGTCGGTATGCGCACCGATACCCGGCCGGTCCGCAGCATCAGGATTGAACGGATAGTGAATAAGGCGCAGCTGGCTGGGCGGCGTGGTCACGTGCTTGGTGAACGCATCTTCAGGCAGACCCAACGCCAGCGCAAATCCGCGAAACAGCTGTTGGCTCAGGGCAAGCACCGCATCGTAATAGGCTTTGATATCTTCCCTGAAGCCTGGGAGATCCGCCCACTGATTCGGCCCAAGCATTGGCCGCCTGCCTTCCTCCGAGAGAAAGTCGAAGCCGATGTCATAGGCCTCTTTATGGTCGATGGTCCCAGAATCGAACTGTTCCTCACCTTCCGGCACGTATCCACTGTGATTTGTCGAGCGCCCGATGTAGTGGCGCATCTTCTCGTCCAGCGGCTGGGCGAAATACTCGCGCGTCCGGTTCAGCAGCCTTTCGATCCGCGCAAGAGGGACGCCGTGACCGGTTATATAGAGAAAGCCTGCTTCC
The nucleotide sequence above comes from Halopseudomonas xinjiangensis. Encoded proteins:
- a CDS encoding TonB-dependent receptor; protein product: MKLKPTPLALGISLALLSTGASAETVELEPVTVSASALARSSQDMVVPAQVINGTDLVLTREATLGETLDHLPGLRSSSFGAGAGRPVIRGLDGARVKVLSDGVDVLDASTVSPDHAVTSEPLLAERIEVLKGPAALLYGGGAIGGVINVMDRKVPTYVPENGYEADLEVRGNSVANERAGAFGITAGSGNFAIRAEGSKRKTDDYEIPGSADEQTGSYNDTDSFTLGGSFIGERGFVGLAYGEQNRRYGLPFHEHADCHTHGPRDWHCSEHEEHGEHEEEEDHDEHAGHDDEHEHEHEAVPYVDMKRKRWDLRAQASDPMPGFESVRARVGHSQYEHDEIEGGVVGTRFKNDATDARVEFTHRPAFGWRGVIGAQTLRRDFETTGEEAYVPHTLTRNHGLFLLEEFEAGAWRYEVGLRQEWQHIDADGTNNARHQGTSASAGAIWTFRPNYSLGLALSRSQRLPTAEELYANGPHAATSTVELGNPELDEETSYNAELTLSKLAGPATFTVSLFRNAIDDFIYAADTGRDIGGDLREIEYRQRDAVFTGIEGEVRFEATGSTAVTVFGDHVRGELRSSGEDLPRIPADRLGVRLNQRFTPTIDGSLQFYRVRQQDRIASFESETEGYNMLSAGLSYSSYFSDTNYLLYLKANNLLNEKAREHTSFIKDEVLLPGRNLTVGARFSF
- a CDS encoding putative urea ABC transporter substrate-binding protein; this translates as MFKQSIKKALCVVATGLFIATGASAQEKQSFKMAWSIYAGWMPWAYAVDHGIVDKWADKYGIDIEVVQFNDYIESINQFTVGEFDAGAMTNMDALTIPAAGGVDTTALILGDYSNGNDGILLKDATSMEDIRGRSVNLVELSVSHYFLARALEEHGMSERDIKVINTSDADAVASFTTPGVTAAAVWNPQLSMIKQQYPDAVQVFDSSQIPGEIIDMVAVHTEVLKANPDFGKALVGAWFETLEIMSGDGEEARKARTFMAERAGTDLASFDAQLAETMLFYTPADAHAFATDDALRNTMDRVRLFSFDKGLLGNGAPSADVIGMQFADGATLGSANNIKLRFDPSFVRMAMEDKL
- a CDS encoding isopenicillin N synthase family dioxygenase, with product MASRQPGTSAHTAFTHLPVVDVSGLFSPERETREATARQLGKGAEEAGFLYITGHGVPLARIERLLNRTREYFAQPLDEKMRHYIGRSTNHSGYVPEGEEQFDSGTIDHKEAYDIGFDFLSEEGRRPMLGPNQWADLPGFREDIKAYYDAVLALSQQLFRGFALALGLPEDAFTKHVTTPPSQLRLIHYPFNPDAADRPGIGAHTDYECFTILLPTAPGLEVLNGAGEWIDVPLMKDAFVINIGDMLEVLSNGLFVATSHRVRKVAEERYSFPLFCACDYDTVIAPVPVLLSETNPARYEPIVCGEHLYAQTVQTFGYLKRRLEAGELALPDGAKALSSFGHQAAGKAVTA
- a CDS encoding glycerate kinase is translated as MKIIIAPDSFKDSLSASEAADAIELGLREVFPDADLIKCPMADGGEGTVDAILSAVPGELRIARVTGPVGEMVQACWGWLPESRTAIIEMAEASGLQRVPMDHRDACVSTTRGTGELIREALDAGASSVVLTLGGSATNDGGAGMLEALGVRFLDVSHRPLPPGGLALAALHSIELDDLDPRLTGVDFQLAADVDNPLCGPQGASFTFGRQKVATTDQLVALDQALNRFADCCESILGERHRDFAGSGAAGGLGFAARAFLRATFRPGVEVVAEMTQLASHLKGADLVITGEGRLDAQTLRGKTPLGVGRLACEHDVSVIVLAGTLGEGYEELYSHGIAAAFALTPGPMTLEEACRQAPDLLRERARDVGRLLKMAGRFDPAASVFESL